In a single window of the Pseudomonadota bacterium genome:
- a CDS encoding CidA/LrgA family protein — MFIHYFSLLLVCQLIGEVLGLWLRLPIPGPVIGMLLLFVGLLVKGGIPRGLARTAEGLLVHLSLLFVPAGVGVMLHVSLLADQWAALTLALIVSTAFTLVITAWIMQRLARYDHSGTPR, encoded by the coding sequence ATGTTCATTCACTACTTTTCCCTGTTGCTCGTTTGCCAGTTGATCGGTGAGGTCTTGGGATTGTGGCTGCGGCTGCCCATACCCGGTCCGGTTATTGGAATGCTGCTGCTGTTCGTAGGGCTGCTGGTGAAGGGCGGAATACCGCGGGGTCTGGCGCGAACTGCGGAAGGATTGTTGGTGCACCTTTCGCTGCTGTTTGTACCTGCTGGTGTGGGGGTGATGCTCCATGTTTCGTTGCTCGCTGATCAGTGGGCGGCGCTGACTCTCGCCCTTATCGTCAGCACCGCTTTTACCCTGGTGATCACAGCTTGGATCATGCAACGTTTGGCGCGTTACGATCATAGCGGGACGCCGCGATGA
- a CDS encoding LrgB family protein gives MSGEERTIWVYLTASPLLHLTLTVVAYAGADWLYRRSGRKALFNPVLIAVIVLVTLLTTTGIPYSRYFEGAQFVHFLLGPATVALAVPLFRQFHLIRRSWLAIAVAVLFGSSMAVVSAVGLGWVMGASREALISLAPKSVTTPVAMGIAEKLGGLPSLTAVLVILTGILGAVLGSALLRLVRIRDPRAVGLAIGVASHGIGTARALQLGELTGAFAAMAMGLNALATAVLVPLLFRLLG, from the coding sequence ATGAGTGGGGAAGAGCGCACGATCTGGGTATACCTGACAGCCAGCCCGCTACTGCATCTCACGCTTACGGTAGTCGCCTATGCGGGGGCCGACTGGCTTTACCGGCGCAGCGGGCGCAAGGCGCTGTTCAATCCCGTGCTCATCGCCGTCATCGTGTTGGTTACTCTACTGACGACGACGGGTATTCCCTACTCGCGTTACTTCGAGGGCGCGCAGTTTGTCCATTTCCTGCTGGGCCCGGCTACAGTGGCGCTGGCAGTGCCACTTTTCCGGCAGTTTCACCTGATTCGCAGATCTTGGCTGGCGATAGCGGTCGCTGTGTTGTTTGGCTCGTCCATGGCGGTGGTGAGCGCCGTGGGTCTGGGTTGGGTGATGGGGGCATCGCGGGAAGCGTTGATCTCGTTGGCACCCAAGTCGGTGACTACACCGGTGGCGATGGGGATTGCGGAGAAACTCGGAGGATTACCCTCACTTACTGCGGTGTTGGTTATTCTCACTGGTATCCTGGGGGCCGTGCTGGGGAGTGCCTTGCTGAGGCTGGTGCGCATCCGTGATCCACGCGCTGTGGGGCTGGCAATTGGTGTGGCGTCGCACGGCATCGGTACCGCGCGCGCTTTGCAATTGGGCGAATTGACCGGTGCTTTCGCTGCTATGGCAATGGGCCTCAACGCCCTGGCGACTGCGGTGCTGGTCCCGTTGCTGTTTCGGTTGCTGGGATAG
- a CDS encoding glutathione S-transferase encodes MAEFTLYCFAQSGNAYKAALMLNLCGADWQPRFVDFFHGETDTEAFRTINEMGEVPVLERGATRLTQSGVILDYLAVHFDRFGWVDEAGRREILRWLLFDNHKLTSYIATLRFLRVFKKVGETPVTEFLHARALGALRVLNRHLEGRAFTLGAHPTIADISLCGYLFWPDEFGVDWQEFPHIETWLERIRELPGWVHPYELMPEHPLGT; translated from the coding sequence ATGGCCGAGTTTACGCTCTATTGTTTCGCTCAATCCGGTAACGCCTATAAGGCAGCGTTGATGCTCAATCTTTGCGGGGCCGATTGGCAGCCGCGATTCGTCGATTTCTTTCATGGTGAGACAGACACAGAGGCCTTTCGGACTATCAACGAAATGGGCGAGGTACCGGTGCTCGAGAGGGGCGCCACCCGCCTTACCCAGTCCGGCGTGATTCTCGACTACCTGGCCGTGCACTTCGATCGTTTCGGTTGGGTGGATGAGGCGGGACGGCGAGAGATTCTGCGCTGGCTGTTGTTCGACAATCACAAACTGACAAGCTATATCGCCACCTTGCGTTTTCTGCGCGTCTTCAAGAAGGTGGGTGAGACACCGGTCACAGAGTTTCTGCACGCACGGGCGCTCGGTGCCTTGCGTGTTCTGAACCGACATCTGGAGGGGCGCGCGTTTACCCTCGGAGCGCATCCGACGATCGCCGACATCTCTTTGTGCGGCTATCTCTTCTGGCCCGATGAATTTGGCGTTGACTGGCAGGAGTTTCCCCACATCGAAACCTGGTTGGAGCGCATCCGTGAGCTGCCGGGCTGGGTGCATCCCTATGAGTTGATGCCTGAGCATCCGTTAGGGACGTGA
- a CDS encoding FAD-binding protein, translating into MAIDELGALLGSRLNTTAAVRQHHGQDESSFPAVPPDAVALPHTTEEVAEIARICSRHRIPIIPYGTGTSVEGHIHALHGGICVDLGEMQEILRVSAEDMDCTVQAGVTRNQLNTYLRDTGLFFPVDPGADASLGGMASTRASGTNAVRYGTMRENVLALTVVLADGRIIHTGTRARKSSAGYDLTHLIVGSEGTLGIVTEVTLRLHPVQEAILAAVCSFPTVHDAVTTVIETIQAGVPIARMELLDALQIRAVNLYSKTDYPEEPHLFLEFHGTHQGVKEQVVTVQQFAHGNNGNDFQWSVQAEERNRLWHARHNAYLAALQLKPGSRAVASDVCVPISRLADCIDATQRDIEASYLPIPIVGHVGDGNFHLIILIDPESEQDRTEAARINHRLVKRALSMGGTCTGEHGIGRGKREYLLEEHGPGVAVMRDLKHALDPHNLMNPGKIFLGDST; encoded by the coding sequence ATGGCTATCGATGAGCTCGGTGCCTTGCTCGGATCGCGCCTGAACACCACTGCCGCGGTTCGCCAGCATCACGGTCAGGACGAATCCAGTTTCCCGGCGGTACCCCCTGATGCAGTGGCGCTGCCCCATACCACGGAAGAGGTGGCAGAGATCGCCAGGATCTGCTCGCGGCATCGGATCCCGATCATCCCCTACGGCACAGGCACGTCGGTCGAAGGTCATATCCATGCGCTGCACGGTGGCATCTGCGTTGATCTTGGCGAAATGCAGGAGATCCTGCGTGTCAGCGCTGAGGATATGGACTGCACTGTACAGGCGGGTGTCACCCGCAACCAACTCAACACCTACCTGCGTGATACCGGGCTTTTCTTTCCCGTCGATCCGGGCGCCGACGCGTCGCTGGGCGGCATGGCCTCGACACGTGCTTCCGGCACCAACGCGGTGCGCTACGGCACGATGCGCGAAAACGTACTCGCACTGACCGTTGTTCTGGCCGATGGTCGCATCATTCATACCGGCACACGGGCACGTAAATCCTCTGCCGGCTACGATCTCACCCATCTCATTGTCGGCTCGGAAGGCACTCTGGGAATCGTCACCGAGGTTACGCTGCGCCTGCATCCGGTGCAGGAGGCGATACTCGCAGCAGTCTGTTCGTTTCCCACCGTTCACGATGCGGTCACCACCGTTATCGAGACCATACAGGCCGGCGTACCGATCGCACGCATGGAGCTCCTCGATGCACTGCAGATCAGAGCGGTCAATCTCTATTCAAAAACCGACTACCCCGAGGAGCCCCATCTGTTTCTTGAGTTTCATGGCACCCACCAAGGCGTCAAAGAACAGGTGGTCACGGTGCAGCAGTTCGCCCATGGCAATAACGGCAACGATTTCCAGTGGTCGGTACAGGCCGAAGAACGCAACCGTCTGTGGCATGCACGCCACAACGCCTATCTCGCCGCGCTGCAGCTCAAACCGGGGAGCCGTGCCGTCGCGAGCGATGTCTGCGTACCCATTTCACGCCTTGCGGACTGCATCGATGCGACCCAGCGCGATATCGAGGCATCATATCTTCCTATCCCAATCGTCGGACATGTGGGCGACGGCAATTTCCACCTCATCATCCTGATCGATCCGGAAAGCGAACAGGATCGAACCGAAGCGGCGCGTATCAATCACCGCCTGGTGAAACGGGCCCTGTCGATGGGTGGCACCTGCACCGGCGAGCACGGGATTGGTCGCGGCAAACGGGAGTACCTGCTGGAAGAGCATGGCCCCGGTGTCGCGGTGATGCGCGACCTCAAGCATGCGTTGGATCCGCACAATTTGATGAACCCCGGCAAGATCTTCCTTGGCGACAGTACCTGA
- a CDS encoding carboxymuconolactone decarboxylase: MSDALDYLLAARPEAMGPYFKFLKESSKHLDTRTRDLISVISKVHVQTEKGFRQYLARALRNGASPDEVIDALLMAFPILGLAKITWAVNILLDMDIPEFRPESLAAAEGWHPVAPVTALSDGETQRFDCDGRHLFVRRDGETIRVYDSRCPHQVTDIPHLALEGTTLTCPKHHWQFDITTGECIAKGSHPLKQFESKVENGQLLAWW; encoded by the coding sequence ATGAGTGACGCACTGGATTATCTGTTGGCGGCCCGCCCCGAGGCGATGGGCCCCTATTTCAAGTTCCTCAAGGAGTCGAGCAAACATCTCGACACCCGTACCCGGGATCTGATCTCGGTGATTTCCAAGGTTCATGTTCAGACGGAAAAAGGTTTCCGTCAGTACCTCGCACGGGCACTACGCAATGGTGCCTCCCCCGACGAGGTGATCGATGCCCTGCTCATGGCCTTTCCCATCCTGGGGCTTGCCAAGATCACCTGGGCCGTCAATATCCTGCTCGACATGGACATCCCGGAGTTCAGGCCCGAGAGCCTGGCGGCCGCCGAAGGGTGGCACCCGGTCGCGCCTGTGACGGCGTTGAGTGATGGCGAGACGCAGCGTTTCGATTGCGACGGGCGCCACCTTTTTGTGCGGCGCGATGGAGAAACCATTCGCGTGTACGACAGCCGGTGCCCGCACCAGGTGACCGATATCCCTCATCTGGCACTTGAGGGCACCACCCTCACCTGCCCCAAGCACCATTGGCAATTCGATATCACCACAGGCGAATGCATCGCCAAGGGCTCGCACCCTTTAAAGCAGTTTGAGAGCAAGGTGGAAAACGGCCAACTGCTGGCATGGTGGTGA
- a CDS encoding cysteine hydrolase — protein sequence MNQPALLIIDIQNDYFPGGAMALTAPEAAARQAAELLDYFREHQWPRFLIQHESVRPGATFLVPGTPGQALHSLIAPGAGDPVITKRYPNAFQATTLHDDLQSAGCRQLVICGMMTHMCIDTTVRAAFSLGYQVQLIADATATRALRYGDHEVPAEAVQNAFLAAMQGVFAEVLNADAWLTKEKER from the coding sequence ATGAACCAACCCGCATTGCTGATCATTGACATTCAGAACGACTATTTCCCGGGCGGGGCGATGGCGCTGACGGCACCGGAAGCGGCTGCCAGGCAGGCGGCAGAGCTTCTCGACTACTTCCGCGAACATCAATGGCCGCGGTTTCTGATCCAACACGAGAGCGTCCGTCCAGGCGCAACCTTTCTGGTTCCGGGAACGCCTGGTCAGGCCCTCCATTCGCTGATCGCCCCCGGGGCCGGCGACCCGGTAATAACCAAGCGGTACCCCAACGCCTTTCAGGCCACGACACTGCACGATGACCTCCAGAGTGCCGGCTGCCGGCAGTTGGTGATCTGCGGAATGATGACCCACATGTGTATCGACACCACGGTACGGGCTGCATTTTCCCTGGGCTATCAGGTGCAACTGATAGCCGACGCCACAGCCACCCGCGCTCTGCGCTATGGCGACCACGAGGTACCTGCCGAGGCGGTCCAAAACGCTTTCCTCGCCGCTATGCAAGGCGTATTTGCGGAGGTATTGAACGCTGACGCCTGGCTAACGAAAGAGAAAGAGAGATAG
- a CDS encoding helix-turn-helix domain-containing protein, with amino-acid sequence MKIAILHYPRVMTSAVFGIQEMLEVANRYLQGAAFRGFDPYVVTTLGAEGPAMVNAIPMVVDADVADVVIIPPSLMDSARIEADSQTVAWLTVQAEHGATLCSVCAGAFLLAEAGLLDGHVATTHWALASVFRHRYPNTHLRVEEMIVDEGNRITAGGVTAYLDLTLHLIRRYAGERVARQVGSHFLIDHRGRRQSAYQRFLPDTNHGDMVLARAQQILERDFRKALRIGALASEAGVSERTLLRRFRNVLGLTPVQYLQALRLERARELLESSRDSVDRITQRVGYEDVSSFRRLFKHATGVSPAEYRRKFAA; translated from the coding sequence GTGAAGATTGCGATTCTCCATTATCCCAGGGTCATGACCTCCGCTGTCTTTGGCATACAAGAGATGCTGGAGGTCGCTAACCGCTATCTGCAAGGCGCGGCGTTCAGAGGTTTCGACCCCTACGTCGTGACCACGCTCGGTGCCGAGGGCCCGGCCATGGTCAATGCGATTCCCATGGTCGTGGATGCTGATGTGGCGGATGTGGTCATCATCCCGCCCTCGCTGATGGATTCTGCCCGTATCGAGGCAGACTCCCAAACCGTGGCATGGCTGACGGTGCAGGCGGAACATGGCGCAACGCTGTGCTCGGTATGTGCCGGTGCCTTTCTGCTGGCCGAGGCGGGATTGTTGGATGGCCATGTGGCTACCACGCATTGGGCGCTGGCATCGGTTTTCCGCCATCGCTACCCCAACACGCACCTCAGGGTGGAAGAGATGATCGTCGACGAGGGAAACCGGATTACCGCGGGGGGTGTAACGGCCTATCTGGATCTGACACTGCATCTCATCAGGCGTTACGCGGGAGAGCGCGTCGCCCGGCAGGTGGGTAGCCACTTTTTGATTGACCATCGGGGTCGCCGGCAATCCGCCTATCAGCGCTTTCTACCCGATACCAATCACGGGGATATGGTACTGGCACGCGCCCAACAGATTCTCGAGCGTGATTTCCGTAAGGCACTGCGTATTGGTGCATTGGCGAGTGAGGCAGGAGTCTCTGAACGCACCTTGTTGCGTCGGTTCCGCAATGTATTGGGGCTGACACCGGTTCAGTACCTGCAGGCACTGCGTTTGGAGCGTGCGCGTGAACTGCTCGAATCGTCACGCGATTCGGTTGACCGCATAACCCAACGCGTGGGTTATGAGGATGTCAGCTCGTTTCGGCGGCTCTTCAAGCACGCCACCGGTGTCTCTCCCGCGGAATACCGACGGAAGTTTGCCGCTTAA
- a CDS encoding paraquat-inducible protein A: MHSRIASELRWLQVLVVVAAAFLLVGLAAPIITLHKFVVVSNTFSVLTGIWQLMREGKLFLFVVIALFSVILPLLKLLLLLNLTRRTVGSGQHPRRYLKWMHDLGRWSMLDVFVVAVLVVAVKLGMIASIETHYGLYAFAAAVLLTMIITARVVKLYDRMGSGPDLSN, from the coding sequence ATGCATTCACGAATTGCGAGTGAGTTGCGCTGGTTGCAGGTGTTGGTGGTTGTCGCCGCCGCTTTTCTGTTGGTGGGATTGGCCGCACCCATCATTACGCTGCACAAATTTGTGGTTGTGAGCAACACCTTTTCGGTGCTGACCGGTATCTGGCAGCTGATGCGGGAAGGGAAACTGTTCCTCTTCGTTGTGATCGCGCTTTTCAGTGTGATATTGCCGCTGCTCAAGTTGCTGCTGCTGTTGAACCTGACACGTCGCACCGTCGGCAGCGGCCAGCACCCACGGCGCTATTTGAAATGGATGCACGATCTGGGTCGCTGGTCGATGCTGGATGTGTTTGTCGTTGCGGTGCTGGTGGTTGCGGTCAAGCTGGGCATGATCGCGAGTATCGAAACTCACTACGGACTGTATGCATTTGCCGCGGCGGTGTTGCTGACGATGATCATCACTGCGCGGGTGGTGAAACTGTACGACCGTATGGGGAGCGGCCCGGACCTGTCCAACTAA